Proteins encoded together in one Halorubellus sp. JP-L1 window:
- a CDS encoding diphthine--ammonia ligase → MTADGSWVGLFSGGKDSSWAIYRAMERGLDVSRLVTVHPENDSYMYHVPATHLTALAAESIGIDLVDVHPEDFEAETATDSGEQGDTELEPLEAALEALDADLPGGVAGVTAGAVESEYQTSRIEAMCERLDCDLFAPLWQEDPRELAAAMLDAGFEIVVLQVAAGGLDESWLGRTLDAAAFDELEALNDEYGVHVLGEGGEFETFVVDGPHMERRIDLEYDTVWEGTRGHVEITDATLE, encoded by the coding sequence ATGACAGCAGACGGTTCGTGGGTCGGCCTGTTCTCCGGCGGGAAGGACTCCTCGTGGGCGATATACCGTGCGATGGAGCGCGGCCTGGACGTCTCTCGGCTGGTGACGGTGCATCCCGAGAACGACTCGTACATGTACCACGTGCCGGCGACGCACCTGACCGCGCTCGCCGCGGAGAGCATCGGTATCGACCTCGTCGACGTCCATCCCGAGGACTTCGAGGCCGAGACTGCGACGGACTCCGGCGAGCAGGGGGACACCGAACTCGAACCCCTGGAGGCCGCGCTCGAGGCGCTCGACGCGGACCTCCCCGGTGGCGTCGCGGGCGTCACCGCTGGCGCGGTCGAGAGCGAGTACCAGACCTCGCGGATCGAGGCGATGTGCGAACGTCTCGACTGCGACCTGTTCGCGCCGCTCTGGCAGGAGGACCCCCGCGAGCTCGCGGCCGCGATGCTCGACGCCGGGTTCGAGATCGTCGTCCTCCAGGTCGCCGCCGGCGGCCTCGACGAGTCCTGGCTCGGTCGCACACTCGACGCCGCGGCGTTCGACGAACTCGAAGCGCTCAACGACGAGTACGGGGTACACGTCCTCGGCGAAGGCGGCGAGTTCGAGACGTTCGTCGTCGACGGCCCGCACATGGAGCGACGGATCGACCTCGAATACGACACCGTCTGGGAGGGCACGCGCGGGCACGTCGAGATAACGGACGCGACGCTCGAGTGA
- a CDS encoding DUF371 domain-containing protein, whose protein sequence is MTADERAATEDEAAETRREVVHATGHENVTAEHASTFEVTTDDWLTPAGDCILAVDADRAPADFSEDFRTALQDVDATVRVTLEVDDASVTFEGRGHPDLALTDDRSMVGRTSTHVDDRTIMHAADGAAESVDRDVVDALAAGADVRVVLEVEPAT, encoded by the coding sequence ATGACCGCAGACGAGAGAGCTGCAACCGAGGACGAGGCAGCCGAGACGCGTCGCGAGGTCGTGCACGCGACCGGCCACGAGAACGTCACCGCCGAGCACGCGAGCACGTTCGAGGTGACGACCGACGACTGGCTCACGCCCGCGGGCGACTGCATCCTCGCCGTCGACGCCGACCGCGCCCCTGCCGACTTCTCCGAGGACTTCAGGACCGCGCTCCAGGACGTCGACGCGACGGTCCGCGTCACGCTCGAGGTCGACGACGCGTCGGTGACGTTCGAGGGACGAGGCCACCCCGACCTGGCGCTCACCGACGACCGGAGCATGGTCGGGCGGACGTCGACGCACGTCGACGACCGCACGATCATGCACGCGGCCGACGGCGCAGCCGAGTCCGTCGACCGAGACGTCGTCGACGCGCTCGCCGCCGGCGCCGACGTCCGCGTCGTTCTCGAGGTCGAACCGGCGACGTAA
- a CDS encoding class I SAM-dependent methyltransferase: MDDDRADSKAAARHAWSTGRYPSLAPNLLPAIARLVNAAGVDPGDDVLDVGCGTGNVALTASQAGARVVGVDLSRRMLELARASADVEGAVDVSFLEGDAEHLPFRDDAFEATLSNFGHVFAPNPAAAGRQLARVTQSGGRVAFTAWSPDGVVGDLTDVLTGYVDGREADATSHLQWGDPDFVREHVPGVADFSFARRFARFRYVSPEHFWREFAEESGPLSPVLGGLADDDARERLREEAVGVLEDWFADNVVRVEYLQVRAVVE, from the coding sequence ATGGACGACGACCGAGCCGATTCGAAGGCCGCCGCTCGCCACGCCTGGTCGACCGGCCGGTACCCGTCGCTCGCACCGAACCTCCTTCCGGCGATCGCTCGACTCGTGAACGCCGCTGGCGTCGACCCCGGCGACGACGTGCTCGACGTCGGCTGCGGCACGGGGAACGTCGCGCTCACGGCGTCGCAGGCGGGCGCTCGCGTCGTGGGCGTCGACCTCTCCCGCCGGATGCTGGAGCTGGCGCGCGCGAGCGCTGACGTCGAGGGTGCCGTCGACGTCTCGTTCCTGGAGGGCGACGCCGAACACCTGCCGTTCCGCGACGACGCGTTCGAGGCGACGCTCTCGAACTTCGGGCACGTGTTCGCGCCGAACCCCGCGGCGGCGGGCCGCCAGCTCGCCAGGGTCACGCAGTCCGGTGGTCGGGTCGCGTTCACGGCGTGGTCGCCGGACGGCGTCGTCGGCGACCTCACGGACGTCCTGACGGGGTACGTCGACGGACGCGAGGCGGACGCGACCTCGCACCTCCAGTGGGGCGACCCCGACTTCGTCCGCGAGCACGTCCCCGGGGTCGCGGACTTCTCGTTCGCGCGGCGGTTCGCGCGCTTCCGGTACGTCTCCCCCGAGCACTTCTGGCGCGAGTTCGCCGAGGAGTCCGGGCCGCTCTCGCCCGTCCTCGGGGGGCTGGCGGACGACGACGCGCGCGAGCGACTCCGCGAGGAGGCGGTCGGCGTCCTCGAGGACTGGTTCGCGGACAACGTCGTTCGCGTCGAGTACCTCCAGGTGCGCGCCGTCGTCGAGTGA
- a CDS encoding bifunctional 4-hydroxy-2-oxoglutarate aldolase/2-dehydro-3-deoxy-phosphogluconate aldolase: MNETVARMHESGVVAVLRGVEPDVVLNVAEALREGGVTAMEVTMGSPRSLEALETLAGHYDGQDVVVGAGTVLDEATARHAHLAGAAFVVSPTFDRGVVEACNRYGVAVAPGVATPTEALDAFEAGADVCKVFPASTYGPGYLSSLRGPLPQIPLMPTGGIGPDNAAAYVEAGAELVGAGSSLVPDDALEREDWAAITARAEELVRAVEGARD, encoded by the coding sequence ATGAACGAGACGGTCGCACGGATGCACGAGAGCGGCGTAGTCGCCGTGCTGCGGGGCGTGGAGCCGGACGTCGTCCTGAACGTCGCGGAGGCGCTCCGCGAGGGCGGCGTGACGGCGATGGAGGTCACGATGGGGTCGCCGCGGTCCCTGGAGGCCCTGGAGACGCTCGCGGGGCACTACGACGGACAGGACGTCGTCGTCGGGGCCGGGACGGTCCTCGACGAGGCGACGGCGCGACACGCCCACCTCGCCGGGGCGGCGTTCGTGGTGAGTCCGACGTTCGACCGCGGCGTCGTCGAGGCGTGCAACCGCTACGGGGTCGCGGTCGCGCCCGGCGTGGCGACGCCGACGGAGGCCCTCGACGCGTTCGAGGCGGGCGCGGACGTCTGCAAGGTGTTCCCGGCGTCGACGTACGGCCCCGGCTACCTGTCGAGCCTCCGTGGCCCGCTCCCCCAGATCCCGCTGATGCCGACCGGCGGCATCGGCCCCGACAACGCCGCGGCGTACGTCGAGGCGGGCGCGGAGCTGGTCGGCGCTGGCAGCTCGCTCGTCCCCGACGACGCACTCGAGCGCGAGGACTGGGCGGCGATCACGGCGCGAGCCGAGGAGCTGGTCCGCGCGGTCGAGGGCGCTCGCGACTGA
- a CDS encoding Rieske 2Fe-2S domain-containing protein — MTEGTRVAAVEDAPVGSTHLFRVRDADGEIDEALLTRLEDGVVAYLNRCMHFRHVRIDKGDGASMRDGELVCENHAAMFDADSGVCTYGPCEGAVLDVVETTTRDGGVFLVDDDYEYVGDGPIETDDGASTSDSNVEW, encoded by the coding sequence ATGACCGAGGGGACGCGGGTGGCGGCGGTCGAGGACGCACCCGTCGGGTCGACGCACCTGTTCAGGGTGCGGGACGCCGACGGCGAGATCGACGAGGCGCTGCTCACGCGACTCGAGGACGGCGTGGTCGCGTACCTGAACCGCTGCATGCACTTCCGGCACGTCCGCATCGACAAGGGCGATGGCGCGTCGATGCGCGACGGCGAACTCGTCTGCGAGAACCACGCCGCGATGTTCGACGCCGACTCCGGCGTCTGCACGTACGGGCCCTGCGAGGGCGCCGTCCTCGACGTCGTCGAGACGACGACTCGCGACGGGGGCGTCTTCCTCGTCGACGACGACTACGAGTACGTCGGCGACGGCCCGATCGAGACCGACGACGGCGCCAGTACGTCCGACTCGAACGTCGAGTGGTGA
- a CDS encoding mandelate racemase/muconate lactonizing enzyme family protein: protein MGIDYADLHDPNAEYTMRDLSGDTMGVTGDRGGGRDVEITDVQTTMVNGNFPWTLVRVYTDAGVVGTGEAYWGAGVPELIERMTPFLVGENPLDIDRLFEHLVQKMSGEGSIEGVTVTAISGIELALHDVAGKLLDVPAYQLLGGKYRDDVRVYCDCHTEQEANPEACADEAERVVDELGYDALKFDLDIPTGFEKDRANRHLRPGQIRHKVDIVEQVTERVKDEADVAFDCHWTFSAGSAKRLASKLEEYDVWWLEDPVPPENLEVQEEVTKSTTTPIAVGENRYRVTEERRLIENQAVDIVAPDLPKVGGMRETRKIADVANQYYVPVAMHNVSSPVATMASAHVAAAIPNSLAVEYHSYELDWWADLVEEDVIEDGYITVPEEPGLGVTLDMDAVEAHMVDGETLFDEA, encoded by the coding sequence ATGGGAATCGATTACGCCGACCTCCACGACCCGAACGCGGAGTACACGATGCGCGACCTGTCGGGCGACACGATGGGCGTCACGGGCGACCGCGGCGGCGGCCGCGACGTCGAGATAACGGACGTCCAGACCACGATGGTGAACGGGAACTTCCCGTGGACGCTCGTCCGCGTCTACACGGACGCGGGCGTCGTCGGCACCGGCGAGGCCTACTGGGGCGCGGGCGTCCCGGAACTCATCGAGCGCATGACGCCGTTCCTCGTCGGCGAGAACCCGCTCGACATCGACCGGCTGTTCGAGCACCTCGTCCAGAAGATGAGCGGCGAAGGAAGCATCGAAGGCGTGACCGTCACCGCCATCTCCGGCATCGAACTCGCGCTCCACGACGTCGCGGGGAAGCTCCTCGACGTCCCCGCGTACCAGCTGCTCGGCGGGAAGTACCGCGACGACGTCCGCGTCTACTGCGACTGCCACACCGAGCAGGAGGCGAACCCCGAAGCGTGCGCGGACGAGGCCGAGCGCGTCGTCGACGAACTCGGGTACGACGCGCTCAAGTTCGACCTCGACATCCCGACCGGGTTCGAGAAGGACCGCGCGAACCGCCACCTCCGCCCCGGCCAGATCCGGCACAAGGTCGACATCGTGGAACAGGTCACCGAGCGCGTGAAGGACGAAGCGGACGTCGCGTTCGACTGTCACTGGACGTTCTCCGCGGGCTCCGCGAAGCGACTGGCGAGCAAGCTCGAGGAGTACGACGTCTGGTGGCTCGAGGACCCGGTACCGCCGGAGAACCTCGAGGTCCAGGAGGAGGTCACGAAGTCGACGACGACGCCAATCGCGGTCGGCGAGAACCGCTATCGCGTCACCGAGGAACGCCGCCTCATCGAGAACCAGGCGGTCGACATCGTCGCACCGGACCTGCCGAAGGTCGGCGGGATGCGGGAGACGCGGAAGATCGCGGACGTCGCGAACCAGTACTACGTCCCGGTCGCGATGCACAACGTCTCCTCGCCGGTCGCGACGATGGCGTCCGCACACGTCGCTGCGGCCATCCCGAACTCGCTCGCCGTCGAGTATCACTCCTACGAGCTCGACTGGTGGGCAGACCTCGTCGAGGAGGACGTCATCGAGGACGGCTACATCACCGTCCCCGAGGAGCCGGGACTCGGCGTGACGCTGGACATGGACGCCGTCGAGGCCCACATGGTCGACGGCGAGACCCTCTTCGACGAAGCGTAG
- a CDS encoding DUF2391 family protein, protein MSDAAMYEGPMDDDEGESPDMGDLYDELEALADAVDDPDERERVERAMRTAAAVEPGGLFGRVIKGFDRGDVAEALLGSALFGIPMLVEGGTGEVGAFLATHPVSVVGTLAFTVAAIVGILYVSDFQDVRVTHRIFGVVPRRLAGVLGISLAFAIVSMTAWGRVEWATPLSAAASVSVAWVPMAIGAALGDILPGT, encoded by the coding sequence ATGAGCGACGCCGCGATGTACGAAGGACCGATGGACGACGACGAGGGGGAGTCGCCGGACATGGGCGACCTCTACGACGAACTGGAGGCGCTCGCGGACGCCGTGGACGACCCCGACGAGCGCGAGCGCGTCGAGCGCGCGATGCGGACGGCGGCCGCGGTCGAACCCGGTGGGCTGTTCGGGCGCGTCATCAAGGGCTTCGACCGCGGGGACGTCGCGGAGGCGCTCCTCGGGAGCGCGCTGTTCGGCATCCCGATGCTCGTCGAGGGCGGCACCGGCGAGGTCGGCGCGTTCCTCGCGACGCACCCCGTCTCCGTCGTCGGGACGCTCGCGTTCACGGTCGCCGCGATCGTCGGCATCCTCTACGTCAGCGACTTCCAGGACGTCCGCGTCACGCACCGCATCTTCGGGGTCGTTCCGCGGCGACTCGCGGGCGTCCTCGGAATCTCGCTCGCGTTCGCAATCGTCTCGATGACGGCGTGGGGCCGCGTCGAGTGGGCGACGCCGCTCTCCGCGGCCGCTTCGGTCTCCGTCGCGTGGGTGCCGATGGCGATCGGCGCGGCGCTCGGCGACATCCTCCCCGGGACCTGA
- a CDS encoding DUF373 family protein yields MATLVVCVDRADDIGRKTGLETPIVGWEAVRSLVTDVGLADPEDSSVNSLLETLRVARDLRDGDEESVVAVVSGASDSVVGADRAVALQLDDLIAEYDLDRAVVVIDSAEDERLVPVVESRLNVDSVDRVVVRQARDIESTYYLLKQFLADEELRQTVLVPIGLAFVAFPALALMYSPAVGAATITAVIGVFLLYKGFSIDDVITDVASQTRDALYSGNVSVVTYVVAVGLTLVGVFVGALGASNVENVEGVVVPAMRFAYDSIPWLTTAGVTASVGRILDESLTDDRSLSSSSLNIPFVLASVALVVRGFSGYFLERAGIFDRFTVPTTRLGAVRIESFTLGTGERLAVFVVAAVLLAIVGVRIAAFVTETSIEDDAIDDDELETGS; encoded by the coding sequence GTGGCTACGCTGGTCGTGTGCGTGGACCGGGCGGACGACATCGGCCGGAAGACCGGGCTGGAGACGCCGATCGTCGGCTGGGAGGCCGTGCGGTCGCTCGTGACGGACGTCGGACTCGCGGACCCCGAAGATTCGAGCGTGAACAGCCTCCTCGAGACCCTCCGGGTCGCTCGGGACCTCCGCGACGGCGACGAAGAGAGCGTCGTGGCGGTGGTGTCCGGCGCGAGCGACAGCGTCGTCGGCGCGGACCGCGCCGTCGCACTCCAGCTCGACGACCTCATCGCCGAATACGATCTGGATCGCGCGGTCGTCGTCATCGACAGCGCGGAAGACGAACGGCTCGTCCCCGTCGTCGAAAGTCGCCTGAACGTCGACAGCGTCGACCGCGTCGTCGTCCGGCAAGCGAGGGACATCGAGTCGACGTACTACCTCCTCAAGCAGTTCCTCGCCGACGAAGAACTCCGTCAGACCGTCCTCGTCCCCATCGGGCTCGCGTTCGTCGCGTTCCCCGCGCTCGCGTTGATGTACAGTCCCGCCGTCGGCGCGGCGACGATCACCGCCGTCATCGGCGTGTTCCTCCTCTACAAGGGATTCAGTATCGACGACGTCATCACCGACGTCGCGAGCCAGACGCGGGACGCCCTCTACTCGGGGAACGTCTCCGTCGTCACGTACGTCGTCGCCGTCGGGCTGACGCTCGTCGGCGTGTTCGTCGGCGCGCTCGGCGCGTCGAACGTCGAGAACGTCGAGGGCGTCGTCGTCCCAGCGATGCGGTTCGCGTACGACTCGATACCGTGGCTGACGACCGCGGGCGTCACCGCGAGCGTCGGCCGCATCCTCGACGAATCACTCACCGACGACCGATCGCTGTCCTCGTCGAGCCTCAACATCCCGTTCGTGCTCGCGTCCGTCGCACTCGTCGTCCGCGGATTCAGCGGGTACTTCCTCGAACGCGCCGGGATCTTCGATCGGTTCACGGTCCCGACGACGCGCCTGGGCGCGGTCCGCATCGAGTCGTTCACGCTCGGCACCGGCGAACGCCTCGCCGTGTTCGTCGTCGCCGCCGTCCTGCTCGCGATCGTCGGCGTCCGCATCGCCGCGTTCGTCACCGAGACCTCCATCGAGGACGACGCCATCGACGACGACGAACTCGAGACCGGGTCCTGA
- a CDS encoding transcriptional regulator gives MREADATTRQRMTDRLRAEPATPSALATEFEVTAGAALRHVEHISHTVEGSDGDEELLVAPPECVECGFSEFDDLLNRPSRCPECKHEGVEEPAFVIETRS, from the coding sequence ATGCGCGAGGCCGACGCGACCACCCGGCAGCGCATGACCGATCGACTCCGCGCCGAACCCGCCACCCCGAGCGCGCTCGCGACGGAGTTCGAAGTGACCGCCGGCGCGGCCCTCCGGCACGTCGAACACATCTCGCACACGGTCGAGGGGAGCGACGGCGACGAGGAGCTGCTCGTCGCCCCGCCGGAGTGCGTGGAGTGCGGGTTCAGCGAGTTCGACGACCTCCTGAACCGCCCGTCTCGGTGCCCCGAGTGCAAGCACGAGGGCGTCGAGGAACCCGCGTTCGTCATCGAGACGCGATCCTGA
- the nth gene encoding endonuclease III: MSDDDAEPDVNISGGSAGGGVEATFDPATAGTRAEAVVDRLGELYWQKAYGGRDGFECLVRTILSQNTSDVASQPAHDALVERFGPVEELAANLVDAPRDELAETISSAGLYNQKAESIQRAAEWVLDAFGSTTDFDAFVRDGDPGEVRETLLELKGVGPKTADCVLLFAGGQGGVFPVDTHVHRIYRRMGIAPPDADHEAVRAVLEREVPAEKCGFGHTATIQFGREYCTARKPACLDDPDACPLADACDQVGVYPVTGEVEDPSEAAD; this comes from the coding sequence ATGAGCGACGACGACGCGGAACCGGACGTGAACATCTCCGGGGGAAGCGCCGGTGGCGGCGTCGAGGCCACCTTCGACCCGGCGACTGCGGGAACGCGCGCCGAAGCGGTCGTCGACCGCCTCGGCGAACTGTACTGGCAGAAGGCCTACGGCGGCCGGGACGGCTTCGAGTGCCTCGTCCGCACCATCCTCAGCCAGAACACGAGCGACGTCGCGAGCCAGCCCGCTCACGACGCGCTCGTCGAACGATTCGGACCCGTCGAGGAACTGGCCGCGAACCTCGTCGACGCGCCCCGCGACGAGCTTGCGGAGACCATCTCGTCGGCCGGGCTCTACAACCAGAAGGCAGAGAGCATCCAGCGCGCTGCCGAGTGGGTGCTCGACGCGTTCGGGTCGACGACCGACTTCGACGCGTTCGTCCGCGACGGCGACCCCGGCGAGGTCCGCGAGACGCTCCTCGAACTGAAGGGCGTCGGCCCGAAGACCGCGGACTGCGTGCTCCTGTTCGCGGGCGGCCAGGGCGGCGTGTTCCCCGTGGACACGCACGTGCACCGGATCTACCGCCGGATGGGCATCGCGCCCCCGGACGCGGACCACGAGGCCGTCCGCGCCGTCCTCGAACGCGAGGTACCGGCCGAGAAGTGCGGGTTCGGGCACACCGCGACCATCCAGTTCGGTCGCGAGTACTGCACGGCCCGGAAGCCCGCGTGTCTCGACGACCCCGACGCGTGCCCGCTCGCGGACGCCTGCGACCAGGTCGGCGTCTACCCGGTCACCGGCGAGGTCGAGGACCCGAGCGAGGCCGCGGACTGA
- a CDS encoding UPF0146 family protein has translation MGPRDARHLALADRLDDYDVLVEVGVGCRHAVAAALADRGRTVTATDVRPRSVPEGVAFVVDDVTTPDHSVYADADVVYALNCPPELQRALVDVARSVGADAAFTTLGADPAVVPATPEALDGVRETLYVASSRRTARR, from the coding sequence GTGGGACCACGAGACGCACGCCACCTGGCGCTCGCCGACCGCCTCGACGACTACGACGTCCTCGTCGAGGTCGGGGTCGGGTGCCGCCACGCCGTCGCTGCCGCACTCGCGGACCGCGGGCGGACCGTGACGGCGACGGACGTCCGCCCCCGGAGCGTCCCCGAGGGCGTCGCGTTCGTCGTCGACGACGTGACGACACCGGACCATTCGGTGTACGCCGACGCCGACGTCGTGTACGCCCTGAACTGCCCGCCGGAACTCCAGCGCGCGCTCGTCGACGTCGCCCGGAGCGTCGGCGCCGACGCCGCGTTCACGACCCTCGGCGCCGACCCGGCGGTCGTCCCCGCGACCCCGGAGGCGCTCGACGGCGTCCGCGAGACGCTGTACGTCGCGAGTAGTCGCAGAACGGCACGCAGGTGA
- a CDS encoding sugar phosphate nucleotidyltransferase: protein MKAVVLAGGYATRMWPITKHRPKMFLPVGDSTVIDQIFSELESDDRITDVYVSTNERFADDFEAYLADSEFRKPTLSVEDTTGEDEKFGVIGALAQLVDREGIEEDLVVVAGDNLISFDVSEFVDFFEAKGAPSLAAYDVGSKERAKSYGLVELDGDRVVDFQEKPDDPKSTLVSIACYAFTADTVGMLETYLDGDNNPDEPGWFVQWLQSREDTYAFTFDGAWFDIGTPDSYLEAVAWYLNGDNHVAESATLSNTTLGENVHVMGDAEISDSHLDHSVVFSDATIADCDLRDSIIDEHTHLDNLDLAGALIGAHSQITNGS, encoded by the coding sequence ATGAAAGCTGTCGTGCTCGCGGGGGGTTACGCCACCCGCATGTGGCCGATCACGAAGCACCGACCGAAGATGTTCCTCCCGGTCGGTGACTCGACGGTCATCGACCAGATTTTCTCCGAGCTGGAATCCGACGACCGCATCACGGACGTCTACGTCTCGACGAACGAGCGGTTCGCGGACGACTTCGAGGCGTACCTCGCCGACAGCGAGTTCCGGAAACCGACGCTCTCCGTCGAGGACACGACGGGCGAGGACGAGAAGTTCGGCGTCATCGGCGCGCTCGCCCAGCTCGTCGACCGCGAGGGCATCGAGGAGGACCTCGTCGTCGTCGCCGGCGACAACCTCATTAGCTTCGACGTCTCCGAGTTCGTCGACTTCTTCGAGGCGAAGGGCGCGCCGTCGCTCGCGGCGTACGACGTCGGGTCGAAGGAACGCGCGAAATCCTACGGGCTCGTCGAGCTCGACGGCGACCGCGTCGTCGACTTTCAGGAGAAACCCGACGACCCCAAGAGTACGCTCGTCTCCATCGCGTGCTACGCGTTCACCGCGGACACCGTCGGGATGCTCGAGACGTACCTCGACGGCGACAACAACCCGGACGAACCCGGGTGGTTCGTGCAGTGGCTGCAGTCCCGCGAGGACACGTACGCGTTCACGTTCGACGGCGCGTGGTTCGACATCGGGACGCCGGACTCCTATCTCGAAGCGGTCGCCTGGTACCTCAACGGCGACAATCACGTCGCCGAGAGCGCGACCCTCTCGAACACGACCCTCGGCGAGAACGTGCACGTGATGGGCGACGCAGAGATCTCGGACAGCCACCTCGACCACTCCGTGGTGTTCTCGGACGCCACCATCGCGGACTGCGACCTGCGGGACTCCATCATCGACGAACACACGCACCTGGACAACCTCGACCTCGCGGGCGCACTCATCGGCGCGCACAGCCAGATCACGAACGGCTCGTAG
- a CDS encoding coiled-coil protein: MVDSIDTSKNVELTEDDLENKSKGQLIKVAGQLRDRRNDLNQMASERASSRDDLNAKTREKVDEAQEHREKRDELNELVQEHKEKRNELNADANELFDKVERMKSDLDLDEGTDLEKLESEIEDLEFKQQTEVLSSEEEKELIEKIESKREEYQEREEKMGNTEDLDELVEEAEEVRSEASKHHQKVTELADKAQEHHNQMIEAYREADDIRDEADEMHEKFVQAQEAADRHHEDFVRVQKRLRELDKQEEEEEQAEREKKKEEVQEEAEEIYERFKDGETLDTEDLMKLQKAGRL, encoded by the coding sequence ATGGTAGATTCGATAGACACATCCAAGAACGTAGAGCTCACAGAAGACGACCTCGAGAACAAGAGCAAAGGTCAGCTCATCAAAGTCGCTGGCCAGCTCCGAGATCGACGGAACGATCTCAACCAGATGGCGTCGGAACGCGCCTCCTCCCGCGACGACCTGAACGCGAAGACTCGCGAGAAGGTCGACGAGGCCCAGGAGCACCGCGAGAAGCGCGACGAACTCAACGAGCTCGTCCAGGAGCACAAGGAGAAGCGCAACGAACTGAACGCCGACGCGAACGAACTCTTCGACAAGGTCGAGCGGATGAAGTCCGACCTCGACCTCGACGAGGGCACGGACCTCGAGAAGCTCGAGTCCGAGATCGAGGACCTCGAGTTCAAGCAGCAGACCGAGGTGCTCTCCAGCGAGGAGGAGAAGGAGCTCATCGAGAAGATCGAGAGCAAGCGCGAAGAGTACCAGGAACGCGAGGAGAAGATGGGCAACACCGAGGACCTCGACGAGCTCGTCGAGGAGGCCGAGGAAGTCCGCTCCGAAGCGTCCAAGCACCACCAGAAGGTGACGGAGCTCGCTGACAAGGCTCAGGAGCACCACAACCAGATGATCGAGGCCTACCGCGAGGCCGACGACATCCGCGACGAGGCCGACGAGATGCACGAGAAGTTCGTGCAGGCTCAGGAGGCGGCCGACCGCCACCACGAGGACTTCGTACGCGTCCAGAAGCGCCTGCGCGAACTGGACAAGCAGGAAGAGGAGGAGGAGCAGGCCGAGCGCGAGAAGAAGAAGGAGGAGGTCCAGGAGGAAGCCGAGGAGATCTACGAGCGCTTCAAGGACGGCGAGACCCTCGACACCGAGGACCTCATGAAGCTGCAGAAGGCCGGACGCCTCTAG
- the sppA gene encoding signal peptide peptidase SppA — protein sequence MVDARSVLRLGIVLLGALVGVVVGWWLFVGWGPDPLAVLLVLATAAVLVRVTGSIASSVLPGYNVAEVEVKGPITRDGGGGRLPSSPTSPGADEIVEQIERADDDGSVDALLVKLNTPGGEVVPSDDIRTAAKRFDGPTIAYTNDLCASGGYWIASGCDELWARDASLVGSIGVILGQVNAKELADKVGVQYEALTAGEYKDAGSPLKEFTDDDREYLQGLVDEWYDDFVERVADGRDMDPDAVRDTEAKVYLGETAHEIGLVDALGARDDVEDELERRLGTDVTVEAFRPQHGLGERLRGSAQAVAYAAGAGVGSVVANDDGPDFELR from the coding sequence ATGGTTGACGCTCGGAGCGTGCTCCGTCTCGGTATCGTCCTGCTCGGCGCCCTCGTGGGCGTGGTCGTCGGCTGGTGGTTGTTCGTCGGCTGGGGACCGGATCCGCTCGCGGTCCTCCTGGTGCTCGCGACCGCGGCCGTCCTCGTTCGCGTCACTGGAAGCATCGCCAGCAGCGTGCTCCCCGGATACAACGTCGCGGAGGTGGAAGTGAAGGGCCCGATCACGCGCGACGGCGGTGGCGGTCGGCTGCCGTCGTCGCCGACGTCGCCGGGCGCGGACGAGATCGTCGAGCAGATCGAGCGCGCCGACGACGACGGCAGCGTCGACGCGCTCCTCGTGAAACTGAACACGCCCGGTGGCGAAGTCGTGCCGAGCGACGACATCCGGACCGCCGCGAAGCGATTCGACGGCCCCACGATCGCGTACACGAACGACCTCTGCGCGAGCGGCGGCTACTGGATCGCCTCCGGCTGCGACGAACTCTGGGCGCGCGACGCCAGCCTCGTCGGGAGCATCGGGGTGATCCTCGGCCAGGTGAACGCGAAGGAGCTCGCGGACAAAGTCGGGGTCCAGTACGAGGCGCTGACCGCCGGCGAGTACAAGGACGCCGGGTCGCCGCTCAAGGAGTTCACGGACGACGACCGCGAGTACCTCCAGGGCCTCGTCGACGAGTGGTACGACGACTTCGTCGAACGCGTCGCCGACGGCCGCGACATGGACCCCGACGCCGTCCGCGACACCGAAGCGAAGGTGTACCTCGGCGAGACCGCTCACGAGATCGGGCTCGTCGACGCACTCGGCGCGCGCGACGACGTCGAAGACGAACTCGAACGCCGACTCGGCACCGACGTCACCGTCGAAGCGTTCCGCCCACAGCACGGCCTCGGCGAACGCCTCCGCGGCAGCGCCCAGGCAGTCGCGTACGCCGCCGGCGCCGGCGTCGGGAGCGTCGTCGCGAACGACGACGGCCCCGACTTCGAACTCCGGTAA